In Tubulanus polymorphus chromosome 2, tnTubPoly1.2, whole genome shotgun sequence, a single window of DNA contains:
- the LOC141899664 gene encoding calpain-B-like, protein MGCSASNMNNAFGTEWTRDEPKTSIQHNDVNMSSNEMNKWDVGTAGDLPATFNSNSSSTRRSWLDRNVDDYYDELDEALNHIHSKNKINELLSLLGPDELYCDPDFPADVSSLSYIEGMWEEQGIEWLRPKDITGAHQTARLLSEGVSRDDIMQGSVGDCWFLSACAAVSQKPKFMQKIIPYDQPLCGKDYNGVVHFRFWRFGKWMDVFIDDRLPTKHGHLIFAHCLNPAEFWIALLEKAYAKLHGCYEAIEGGQTMDALVDLTGGLAERYELNSSDYTMFGHIQKAYRSGAFIACSKKGDWRNSNEADANGLVSGHAYTLTNVLKIRHQKGEVKLVRIRNPWGDGTEWKGSWSDKDSNWKWVDDDTKNRMNFNRKPDGEFWMSYKDFCKHFTEVTICTIGPDYDGDGVSDKAGCVLMTNGKWVSEESAGGSRNDLQKFATNPQFLISLEEPDDFDVDEDDPDTEGKCSIVICLMQLPKFQRGKSPARSLLQIGFVLYRTKKPDSRLPGKHFRYNYDSGKSGVYINYREVSARFELEPGHYVLIPSTFNPNDSAMFRIRAFSEKKFTMKSLE, encoded by the exons ATGGGCTGCAGTGCTAGtaatatgaataatgcattTGGGACGGAATGGACGCGAGATGAACCTAAAACCTCAATACAACACAACGATGTTAACATGTCGtctaatgaaatgaataaatgggATGTTGGAACAGCTGGAGATTTACCAGCtacattcaattcaaattcatcatctacGCGAAGATCCTGGCTGGATAGAAATGTCGATGATTATTACGATGAATTGGACGAAGCTCTTAATCACATTCAT AGTAAGAATAAGATTAATGAGTTGTTGAGTTTACTCGGTCCTGATGAATTATACTGCGATCCAGACTTTCCTGCTGATGTATCCTCTTTATCTTATATTGAGGGTATGTGGGAAGAGCAAGGCATTGAATGGCTGAGACCAAAG GATATTACTGGTGCGCATCAAACTGCGAGGTTATTGAGTGAAGGAGTATCTAGAGATGATATCATGCAAGGGAGTGTTGGCGATTGTTGGTTTCTCTCTGCTTGTGCGGCTGTCTCACAAAAACCGAAATTCATGCAAAAg ATTATACCTTATGATCAGCCTCTGTGTGGTAAGGATTACAATGGCGTGGTGCATTTTCGATTTTGGCGTTTTGGTAAATGGATGGATGTCTTTATCGATGATAGACTTCCAACGAAACACGGTCATCTCATATTTGCTCATTGTCTAAATCCTGCTGAATTCTGGATCGCTCTTCTCGAGAAAGCGTATGCGAA ACTTCATGGTTGTTATGAAGCGATAGAAGGTGGTCAGACTATGGATGCTCTAGTTGATTTAACGGGTGGTCTCGCGGAACGTTACGAATTAAACTCATCTGATTATACTATGTTTGGTCACATACAGAAAGCTTATAGATCCGGCGCTTTCATAGCCTGTTCCAAAAAA GGCGATTGGAGAAATTCCAATGAGGCTGATGCAAATGGTCTAGTTTCTGGTCATGCTTACACCCTCACAAATGTATTAAAG ATTAGACATCAAAAAGGTGAAGTTAAACTGGTGCGAATCAGAAATCCTTGGGGTGATGGGACCGAATGGAAAGGCTCATGGAGTGATAA AGATTCCAATTGGAAATGGGTGGATGACGACACTAAAAATAGAATGAATTTCAATAGAAAACCCGATGGGGAATTCTGGATGAGctataaagatttttgtaaacatTTCACTGAAGTGACTATCTGCACAATAGGACCGGATTATGATGGAGATGGTGTCTCAGATAAGGCTG GTTGTGTCCTTATGACAAATGGTAAATGGGTGTCTGAAGAAAGCGCTGGTGGTTCCCGTAATGACTTACAGAAATTCGCAACGAATCCTCAATTTCTGATTAGTCTGGAAGAACCAG atgattttgatgttgaTGAAGATGATCCTGATACTGAAGGCAAATGTAGCATTGTAATATGTTTGATGCAGTTACCGAAATTCCAGAGAGGAAAATCTCCAGCTCGGTCACTTTTACAAATAGGCTTCGTTCTTTATAGA ACAAAAAAACCCGATTCTCGGTTACCAGGTAAGCATTTCCGTTACAATTACGATTCAGGAAAATCAGGAGTTTACATCAACTATAGGGAAGTCAGTGCTAGATTTGAACTAGAGCCCGGTCATTACGTACTCATTCCGTCCACTTTCAATCCAAACGATTCTGCAATGTTTAGAATTCGTGCATTCTCGGAAAAGAAGTTTACAATGAAATC TTTGGAATGA
- the LOC141900034 gene encoding uncharacterized protein LOC141900034 — protein sequence MSKTGTVRPLGVVRLKKSEPHDIGKIVGCSMQIPPQKEKDTYRKEDRVTPPSNYSSKRSSISSISSNGDIGEKTCINCKGEKEKESQLKNALAREKKLKQKVVEFEKLASKSKEEISSQVITIEQLTSELNSNLEQCSSWKEKYEREKAAHEETKCSLTSVEMDLDTLKQQHENLKISHAKEIQQLKDTLEKKIRDLEEKYKKELDERDQKLARLKRQMADSLQGNSWERQQQLEELTKELSRIQDEAETLRMKLKQSRRASQDCQMCQSLSAKLEAANKTIKEKNKLMNELRTKLDKS from the exons ATGTCAAAGACCGGAACCGTGAGACCACTTGGCGTTGTCCGCCTTAAAAAATCTGAACCTCACGATATCGGAAAAATCGTCGGGTGTTCTATGCAGATACCGcctcaaaaagaaaaagatactTATCGTAAAGAAGATCGTGTGACTCCTCCATCAAACTACTCCAGCAAGAGAAGCAGCATATCTTCCATATCGAGTAATGGCGACATAGGTGAAAAAACATGTATTAATTGTAAAGGTGAAAAGGAAAAAGAATCGCAGTTGAAAAATGCACTG GCTAGGGAGAAAAAACTGAAACAGAAGGtagttgaatttgaaaaacttgCCAGTAAGTCAAAAGAAGAAATATCGAGTCAAGTGATAACAATAGAGCAGTTAACAAGTGAATTAAACAGCAATCTTGAACAG TGTTCTTCTTGGAAAGAGAAGTACGAAAGAGAAAAAGCAGCACATGAAGAAACTAAATGTTCATTAACGTCCGTTGAAATGGATCTAGACACTTTAAAACAGCAACatgagaatttgaaaatatcccATGCTAAAGAAATACAACAGTTGAAGGATACA cttgaaaagaaaattagagatttagaagagaaatataaGAAAGAGCTTGATGAACGTGACCAAAAACTGGCACGATTGAAACGCCAAATGGCAGATTCATTACAGGGAAATTCTTG GGAGCGTCAACAACAATTAGAGGAATTAACAAAAGAACTGTCTCGTATACAGGATGAGGCTGAAACGTTGAGGATGAAACTGAAGCAAAGTAGACGGGCTTCACAG GATTGCCAGATGTGTCAGAGTCTTTCAGCTAAATTAGAAGCAGCAAACAAAACGATAAAGGAAAAAAATAAGCTCATGAATGAGTTGAGAACGAAACTGGATAAGTCGTGA
- the LOC141899391 gene encoding CDP-diacylglycerol--inositol 3-phosphatidyltransferase-like, which produces MSENIFLFVPNLIGYARIFLALVSFWFMATDYVTATWCYAISALLDAFDGHAARTLNQGTKFGAMLDMLTDRCATMCLLVTLSSFYPSWMFLFQLNMTIDIASHWLHLHASTMKGSTSHKSIDLEGNPVLRLYYTSRPVLFSMCAGNEMFFSMLYLCHFTIGPALFGIGLWQVLCVLSAPVAIVKTGISLIHLYAASLNMGAIDAAEREAAGIKSD; this is translated from the exons ATGtctgaaaatatattccttTTCGTTCCTAATCTAATAG GATATGCGAGAATATTTTTGGCGCTGGTTTCATTTTGGTTTATGGCGACTGACTACGTGACCGCCACTTGGTGTTACGCAATCAGTGCTCTACTAGATGCATTTGATGGTCACGCGGCTCGGACGCTGAATCAAG GGACAAAGTTTGGAGCAATGTTAGATATGCTGACGGATAGATGTGCTACTATGTGTCTACTGGTTACGTTGTCAAGTTTCTATCCTAGTTGGATGTTCCTTTTCCAACTGAATATGACTATTGATATTGCCAGTCATTGGCTTCATTTACATGC gTCTACTATGAAAGGTTCAACGAGTCACAAAAGTATTGATCTGGAAGGCAACCCTGTTCTGAGATTATACTACACATCTCGG CCTGTCCTCTTCTCGATGTGTGCTGGTAATGAGATGTTTTTCAGTATGTTATATTTGTGTCATTTCACTATTGGGCCAGCCT TGTTTGGAATTGGACTCTGGCAAGTGCTTTGTGTTTTGTCGGCCCCAGTCGCGATAGTTAAAACTGGTATTAGCCTAATTCACTTGTACGCAGCCAGTCTGAATATGGGCGCCATTGATGCAGCAGAAAGGGAGGCAGCTGGAATCAAATCTGATTGA
- the LOC141898525 gene encoding jouberin-like isoform X2, which translates to MADLERAVDKVKRRKRTKTGDKENHEEETMPLSPPRSKERTKGSIENLLKQATEGNIETTETTKKKKKKPKPSLQKPDDDDDTALIKNKTEKTPKKRLEKSKLDGSENPAFEGESSKPVKSAKKKKPKKEEQEETKTEDEDVSKETAKGKRIPRRKKSPQRSSSKEVLEKEDEEEEKPVAKVRKKKKKQATGGSQDEAEKEDEVQDETIEADKKGKKPRRKKKDKAKEDETAETVEDDVPEEEKPPPIPDEGKVLGVNIHRTDKLKTDLSVSHPLVRVHVVNSETGTYLPKQSSGRPVTSYYETQNDHVNFVLPMMSQPYDFKKHQSTIPVWEELILFNENYNYFLNEESNVILFFELLDFLTMNQAKERYDYVGQDGGWHHIAWGFLKLVGKNGKLNCDRKVRLQLYEVPRRFRPSKTQVEVFQWWFYGPKFHYPSTMYVTVKGLIPPDTVQPAIRSMFATQKEAGTVSYKELKKTLTGRRKDGRDEDKQRTISSWGRLPGQMCKIPNSLSLSLPAGRKGCFIIRFSHDGRFLACGCHDKQDYPILVYEIPSGKLHGQFEGHYGIIYDLCWSRKDKFLLSSSGDGTSRVWTIGNYKGNADKVLPHPAFVYTAKYHPRVRTVIVTGGYDCVIRIWDVKSDGNHGQLVQELDEHLGYISTLCFDEDGQKLYSGDSTGRISVWNVYVTEQPTRKGFLKNWSKFKDIEENELKGSVINNLQVYNGDRRLLIHTRDNVIRTMDLRVYAVMQRYMGALNFREQIRSCVTPCGSFVISGSEDDCAYVWNTETGDQVAIFSELKYKHTVSDSDFHPHDHMVAFCSFGDNHPVLVYTFDPKVARMEAGLEVTSLDGRPGSPSMKPVTIREDPLANNWMKTDALSDDFATTQTVRFGKAVKKLNTVLNVVSAFQEGVTPRAVSPDHGMYPTIEPTMMTWGSTFDYTRSASPQPGMFSPHAPTNLNTSIQQQQFSSQYEYFKHSSGWRPGVQQAGRSSSPYLGQQPSITLDASQGRPQFSFQGVKESVTDLKQLRLHTPTQKVVALYDYQAARSDELTLMRGDVINVLYKDSDNWWMGELSSGQQGFFPSNYVAEQAAGAVSDDESNDDTVDVKESRAVRAKTTAVISDSGELKFVSESEETPKKKNVRSSSKNRRGSREMLLESASSLSGHQRRSSRKTQETVA; encoded by the exons ATGGCGGATCTTG AAAGGGCAGTCGATAAAGTGAAAAGACGAAAAAGAACAAAAACTGGCGATAAAGAAAATCACGAAGAAGAAACGATGCCGCTCT CACCACCAAGATCAAAAGAAAGAACCAAAGGAAGCatagaaaatctattgaaGCAAGCTACTGAAGGCAACAT TGAAACTACAGAAACCACtaagaagaagaaaaagaaaccaaAACCTAGTCTACAA AAgcctgatgatgatgatgatactgCCCTTATAAAAAACAAGACCGAAAAGACTCCTAAGAAACGACTGGAAAAATCTAAATTGGACGGATCAGAAAATCCTGCTTTTGAAGGCGAGAGCAGCAAGCCAGTGAAATctgctaagaaaaagaaaccaaaaaaagaagaacA GGAAGAAACTAAAACTGAAGATGAAGATGTGTCAAAAGAAACTGCTAAAGGAAAACGTATTCCTCGCAG GAAGAAGTCTCCGCAAAGAAGTTCATCGAAGGAAGTTCTTGAGAAAGAAGACGAAGAAGAAGAGAAACCGGTTGCTAAAGTtcgtaaaaagaaaaagaaacaagcGACAGGTGGAAGTCAGGACGAAGCTGAAAAA GAAGACGAGGTGCAAGATGAAACCATTGAAGCAGATAAAAAGGGAAAGAAACCTCGGCGTAAAAAGAaag aTAAAGCGAAAGAGGATGAAACTGCTGAAACAGTAGAAGATGATGTTCCCGAAGAGGAAAAACCACCTCCGATTCCGGATGAAGGCAAAGTTTTGGGAGTGAATATACATCGGACGGATAAATTGAAGACAGATTTATCAGTGTCGCATCCTCTAGTCAGAGTCCACGTTGTAAATAGCGAGACTGGAACATATTTACCTAAACAAAGCAG TGGACGACCTGTGACGTCGTATTATGAAACTCAAAATGATCACGTTAACTTCGTGTTACCGATGATGAGCCAACCGTACGATTTCAAAAAACACCAGTCAACTATTCCTGTGTGGGAAGAATTAATATTGTTTAATGAGAATTACAACTACTTTTTGAATGAAGAGTCAAATGTTATACTGTTCTTTGAG TTGTTGGATTTCTTAACGATGAACCAAGCGAAAGAACGTTATGATTATGTCGGACAGGATGGAGGATGGCATCATATTGCTTGGGGTTTCCTGAAG TTGGTCGGTAAAAATGGTAAATTAAACTGTGATAGAAAAGTACGTCTGCAGTTGTATGAAGTACCGAGAAGGTTTCGTCCATCTAAGACACAAGTTGAA GTGTTTCAGTGGTGGTTCTATGGTCCTAAGTTTCATTACCCGTCTACGATGTATGTCACCGTGAAAGGTCTCATACCTCCTGACACCGTTCAGCCCGCTATCCGATCAATGTTTGCCACTCAAAAG GAAGCCGGAACCGTCAGTTACaaagaattaaagaaaacTCTAACTGGACGTAGAAAAGATGGAAG AGATGAAGATAAACAACGTACGATATCAAGTTGGGGTCGCCTACCCGGTCAAATGTGTAAAATACCTAACAGTCTGTCTCTATCCCTCCCAGCTGGCAGGAAGGGTTGCTTTATAATTCGATTTTCTCACGATGGAAG ATTTTTGGCATGTGGATGTCATGATAAACAAGACTACCCTATTTTAGTGTATGAA ATTCCATCTGGTAAACTGCATGGCCAATTTGAAGGCCATTATGGTATCATCTATGATTTGTGTTGGTCAAGGAAGGACAAGTTTTTACTTTCTTCATCTGGGGATGGCACTTCAAG agTGTGGACAATAGGTAATTACAAGGGAAACGCTGACAAAGTTCTTCCACATCCAGCATTCGTATATACAGCAAAATATCATCCTAGAGTTCGTACAGTTATTGTTACCGGTGGATATGATTGCGTAATCAGAATCTGGGATGTCAAATCAGATGGCAACCATGGCCAG CTTGTTCAAGAACTAGACGAACATCTAGGATATATCAGTACGCTGTGTTTCGATGAGGATGGTCAGAAGCTGTATTCAGGTGACAGCACGGGAAGGATCAGCGTTTGGAATGTGTATGTTACTGAACAACCTACTAGAAAAGGCTTCCTTAAAAACTGgagtaaattcaaagatatcgaagaaaatgaactaaag GGCTCTGTAATTAATAATTTACAAGTTTATAACGGAGATCGTAGATTGTTGATTCATACGCGAGATAATGTGATCAGAACAATGGATCTGAGAGT TTATGCGGTCATGCAGCGTTATATGGGTGCTTTGAATTTCCGTGAGCAAATAAGAAGTTGTGTGACTCCATGCGGTAGTTTTGTAATCTCCGGTAGTGAGGATGATTGTGCTTATGTATGGAATACTGAAACAG GAGATCAAGTGgcaattttctctgaattgaaatataaacacaCAGTATCAGACAGCGACTTCCATCCACACGATCACATGGTGGCATTCTGTTCATTCGGCGATAATCATCCAGTCCTCGTCTATACGTTCGATCCAAAAG ttgctCGAATGGAAGCAGGTTTAGAAGTGACATCATTAGATGGTCGACCTGGTTCACCTTCGATGAAACCAGTTACTATTCGTGAAGATCCATT GGCGAACAATTGGATGAAAACGGATGCACTCAGTGATGATTTCGCAACCACTCAAACAGTACGATTTGGAAAAGCCGTGAAAAAACTGAATACTGTTCTG AATGTAGTGTCAGCGTTTCAAGAAGGGGTCACTCCTAGAGCTGTTTCACCTGACCATGGCATGTATCCAACTATCGAGCCGACTATGATGACTTGGGGATCAACATTCGACTACACTCGAAGCGCG AGTCCACAGCCAGGGATGTTTTCTCCTCATGCGCCGACCAATCTGAACACATCGATTCAACAGCAACAATTCTCATCACAGTATGAATACTTCAAACACAGTTCTGGTTGGAGACCAGGAGTCCAACAAG ctGGGCGCAGCTCATCACCGTATTTGGGTCAACAGCCAAGTATTACCCTCGATGCT TCCCAGGGTCGTCCACAGTTCAGTTTCCAAGGTGTTAAAGAATCAGTGACCGACCTAAAACAG TTACGGTTGCATACACCAACTCAAAAG GTGGTAGCACTGTACGATTATCAAGCGGCGAGATCAGATGAGTTGACACTGATGAGGGGAGATGTTATCAATGTACTCTACAAAGACAGTGATAATTGGTGGATGGGTGAATTATCCTCGGGACAACAGGGATTTTTCCCTTCAAATTACGTCGCCGAACAAG CTGCTGGTGCTGTTAGTGATGATGAAAGCAATGATGATACTGTTGATGTAAAGGAGTCTCGTGCGGTCAGAGCAAAG ACTACTGCGGTTATATCAGATTCGGGGGAGCTGAAATTTGTATCAGAAAGTGAGGAAACTCCCAAGAAAAAGAATGTTCG gagcagcagtaAAAATCGTCGAGGATCTCGAGAAATGTTATTAGAAAGTGCGAGCAGTTTGTCCGGTCACCAACGGCGATCCTCTCGGAAAACTCAGGAAACAGTAGCGTAA
- the LOC141898525 gene encoding jouberin-like isoform X1, with protein MADLERAVDKVKRRKRTKTGDKENHEEETMPLSPPRSKERTKGSIENLLKQATEGNIETTETTKKKKKKPKPSLQKPDDDDDTALIKNKTEKTPKKRLEKSKLDGSENPAFEGESSKPVKSAKKKKPKKEEQEETKTEDEDVSKETAKGKRIPRRKKSPQRSSSKEVLEKEDEEEEKPVAKVRKKKKKQATGGSQDEAEKEDEVQDETIEADKKGKKPRRKKKDKAKEDETAETVEDDVPEEEKPPPIPDEGKVLGVNIHRTDKLKTDLSVSHPLVRVHVVNSETGTYLPKQSSGRPVTSYYETQNDHVNFVLPMMSQPYDFKKHQSTIPVWEELILFNENYNYFLNEESNVILFFELLDFLTMNQAKERYDYVGQDGGWHHIAWGFLKLVGKNGKLNCDRKVRLQLYEVPRRFRPSKTQVEVFQWWFYGPKFHYPSTMYVTVKGLIPPDTVQPAIRSMFATQKEAGTVSYKELKKTLTGRRKDGRDEDKQRTISSWGRLPGQMCKIPNSLSLSLPAGRKGCFIIRFSHDGRFLACGCHDKQDYPILVYEIPSGKLHGQFEGHYGIIYDLCWSRKDKFLLSSSGDGTSRVWTIGNYKGNADKVLPHPAFVYTAKYHPRVRTVIVTGGYDCVIRIWDVKSDGNHGQLVQELDEHLGYISTLCFDEDGQKLYSGDSTGRISVWNVYVTEQPTRKGFLKNWSKFKDIEENELKGSVINNLQVYNGDRRLLIHTRDNVIRTMDLRVYAVMQRYMGALNFREQIRSCVTPCGSFVISGSEDDCAYVWNTETGDQVAIFSELKYKHTVSDSDFHPHDHMVAFCSFGDNHPVLVYTFDPKVARMEAGLEVTSLDGRPGSPSMKPVTIREDPLANNWMKTDALSDDFATTQTVRFGKAVKKLNTVLHSPVYELNVVSAFQEGVTPRAVSPDHGMYPTIEPTMMTWGSTFDYTRSASPQPGMFSPHAPTNLNTSIQQQQFSSQYEYFKHSSGWRPGVQQAGRSSSPYLGQQPSITLDASQGRPQFSFQGVKESVTDLKQLRLHTPTQKVVALYDYQAARSDELTLMRGDVINVLYKDSDNWWMGELSSGQQGFFPSNYVAEQAAGAVSDDESNDDTVDVKESRAVRAKTTAVISDSGELKFVSESEETPKKKNVRSSSKNRRGSREMLLESASSLSGHQRRSSRKTQETVA; from the exons ATGGCGGATCTTG AAAGGGCAGTCGATAAAGTGAAAAGACGAAAAAGAACAAAAACTGGCGATAAAGAAAATCACGAAGAAGAAACGATGCCGCTCT CACCACCAAGATCAAAAGAAAGAACCAAAGGAAGCatagaaaatctattgaaGCAAGCTACTGAAGGCAACAT TGAAACTACAGAAACCACtaagaagaagaaaaagaaaccaaAACCTAGTCTACAA AAgcctgatgatgatgatgatactgCCCTTATAAAAAACAAGACCGAAAAGACTCCTAAGAAACGACTGGAAAAATCTAAATTGGACGGATCAGAAAATCCTGCTTTTGAAGGCGAGAGCAGCAAGCCAGTGAAATctgctaagaaaaagaaaccaaaaaaagaagaacA GGAAGAAACTAAAACTGAAGATGAAGATGTGTCAAAAGAAACTGCTAAAGGAAAACGTATTCCTCGCAG GAAGAAGTCTCCGCAAAGAAGTTCATCGAAGGAAGTTCTTGAGAAAGAAGACGAAGAAGAAGAGAAACCGGTTGCTAAAGTtcgtaaaaagaaaaagaaacaagcGACAGGTGGAAGTCAGGACGAAGCTGAAAAA GAAGACGAGGTGCAAGATGAAACCATTGAAGCAGATAAAAAGGGAAAGAAACCTCGGCGTAAAAAGAaag aTAAAGCGAAAGAGGATGAAACTGCTGAAACAGTAGAAGATGATGTTCCCGAAGAGGAAAAACCACCTCCGATTCCGGATGAAGGCAAAGTTTTGGGAGTGAATATACATCGGACGGATAAATTGAAGACAGATTTATCAGTGTCGCATCCTCTAGTCAGAGTCCACGTTGTAAATAGCGAGACTGGAACATATTTACCTAAACAAAGCAG TGGACGACCTGTGACGTCGTATTATGAAACTCAAAATGATCACGTTAACTTCGTGTTACCGATGATGAGCCAACCGTACGATTTCAAAAAACACCAGTCAACTATTCCTGTGTGGGAAGAATTAATATTGTTTAATGAGAATTACAACTACTTTTTGAATGAAGAGTCAAATGTTATACTGTTCTTTGAG TTGTTGGATTTCTTAACGATGAACCAAGCGAAAGAACGTTATGATTATGTCGGACAGGATGGAGGATGGCATCATATTGCTTGGGGTTTCCTGAAG TTGGTCGGTAAAAATGGTAAATTAAACTGTGATAGAAAAGTACGTCTGCAGTTGTATGAAGTACCGAGAAGGTTTCGTCCATCTAAGACACAAGTTGAA GTGTTTCAGTGGTGGTTCTATGGTCCTAAGTTTCATTACCCGTCTACGATGTATGTCACCGTGAAAGGTCTCATACCTCCTGACACCGTTCAGCCCGCTATCCGATCAATGTTTGCCACTCAAAAG GAAGCCGGAACCGTCAGTTACaaagaattaaagaaaacTCTAACTGGACGTAGAAAAGATGGAAG AGATGAAGATAAACAACGTACGATATCAAGTTGGGGTCGCCTACCCGGTCAAATGTGTAAAATACCTAACAGTCTGTCTCTATCCCTCCCAGCTGGCAGGAAGGGTTGCTTTATAATTCGATTTTCTCACGATGGAAG ATTTTTGGCATGTGGATGTCATGATAAACAAGACTACCCTATTTTAGTGTATGAA ATTCCATCTGGTAAACTGCATGGCCAATTTGAAGGCCATTATGGTATCATCTATGATTTGTGTTGGTCAAGGAAGGACAAGTTTTTACTTTCTTCATCTGGGGATGGCACTTCAAG agTGTGGACAATAGGTAATTACAAGGGAAACGCTGACAAAGTTCTTCCACATCCAGCATTCGTATATACAGCAAAATATCATCCTAGAGTTCGTACAGTTATTGTTACCGGTGGATATGATTGCGTAATCAGAATCTGGGATGTCAAATCAGATGGCAACCATGGCCAG CTTGTTCAAGAACTAGACGAACATCTAGGATATATCAGTACGCTGTGTTTCGATGAGGATGGTCAGAAGCTGTATTCAGGTGACAGCACGGGAAGGATCAGCGTTTGGAATGTGTATGTTACTGAACAACCTACTAGAAAAGGCTTCCTTAAAAACTGgagtaaattcaaagatatcgaagaaaatgaactaaag GGCTCTGTAATTAATAATTTACAAGTTTATAACGGAGATCGTAGATTGTTGATTCATACGCGAGATAATGTGATCAGAACAATGGATCTGAGAGT TTATGCGGTCATGCAGCGTTATATGGGTGCTTTGAATTTCCGTGAGCAAATAAGAAGTTGTGTGACTCCATGCGGTAGTTTTGTAATCTCCGGTAGTGAGGATGATTGTGCTTATGTATGGAATACTGAAACAG GAGATCAAGTGgcaattttctctgaattgaaatataaacacaCAGTATCAGACAGCGACTTCCATCCACACGATCACATGGTGGCATTCTGTTCATTCGGCGATAATCATCCAGTCCTCGTCTATACGTTCGATCCAAAAG ttgctCGAATGGAAGCAGGTTTAGAAGTGACATCATTAGATGGTCGACCTGGTTCACCTTCGATGAAACCAGTTACTATTCGTGAAGATCCATT GGCGAACAATTGGATGAAAACGGATGCACTCAGTGATGATTTCGCAACCACTCAAACAGTACGATTTGGAAAAGCCGTGAAAAAACTGAATACTGTTCTG CATTCGCCAGTGTATGAATTG AATGTAGTGTCAGCGTTTCAAGAAGGGGTCACTCCTAGAGCTGTTTCACCTGACCATGGCATGTATCCAACTATCGAGCCGACTATGATGACTTGGGGATCAACATTCGACTACACTCGAAGCGCG AGTCCACAGCCAGGGATGTTTTCTCCTCATGCGCCGACCAATCTGAACACATCGATTCAACAGCAACAATTCTCATCACAGTATGAATACTTCAAACACAGTTCTGGTTGGAGACCAGGAGTCCAACAAG ctGGGCGCAGCTCATCACCGTATTTGGGTCAACAGCCAAGTATTACCCTCGATGCT TCCCAGGGTCGTCCACAGTTCAGTTTCCAAGGTGTTAAAGAATCAGTGACCGACCTAAAACAG TTACGGTTGCATACACCAACTCAAAAG GTGGTAGCACTGTACGATTATCAAGCGGCGAGATCAGATGAGTTGACACTGATGAGGGGAGATGTTATCAATGTACTCTACAAAGACAGTGATAATTGGTGGATGGGTGAATTATCCTCGGGACAACAGGGATTTTTCCCTTCAAATTACGTCGCCGAACAAG CTGCTGGTGCTGTTAGTGATGATGAAAGCAATGATGATACTGTTGATGTAAAGGAGTCTCGTGCGGTCAGAGCAAAG ACTACTGCGGTTATATCAGATTCGGGGGAGCTGAAATTTGTATCAGAAAGTGAGGAAACTCCCAAGAAAAAGAATGTTCG gagcagcagtaAAAATCGTCGAGGATCTCGAGAAATGTTATTAGAAAGTGCGAGCAGTTTGTCCGGTCACCAACGGCGATCCTCTCGGAAAACTCAGGAAACAGTAGCGTAA